One Kitasatospora sp. NBC_01287 DNA window includes the following coding sequences:
- the ahcY gene encoding adenosylhomocysteinase, which yields MSDTTTGDFKVADLSLAPFGRKEIQLAEHEMPGLMSIRKEFAASRPLAGARVTGSLHMTVQTAVLIETLTALGAEVRWCSCNIFSTQDHAAAAIAVGPEGTVENPAGVPVFAWKGETLEEYWWCTEQALTWPNGQTPNMILDDGGDATLLIHKGVEFEKAGAAPDPATADNDEFRIILELLNRTLTESPRKWTEAAASIKGVTEETTTGVHRLYEMHRDGQLLFPAINVNDSVTKSKFDNKYGCRHSLIDGINRATDVLIGGKVAVVCGYGDVGKGCAESLRGQGARVIVTEIDPICALQAAMDGYQVTTLDEVISTGDIFITTTGNKDIILASDMVKMKHQAIVGNIGHFDNELDMAGLAKLPGIVKTEVKPQVHEWRFEDGHTIIVLSEGRLLNLGNATGHPSFVMSNSFANQTIAQIELFTKTEQYPIGVYVLPKHLDEKVARLHLDALGVKLTVLTKDQADYIGVPVEGPYKAEQYRY from the coding sequence ATGTCCGACACCACCACTGGTGACTTCAAGGTCGCCGACCTCTCCCTGGCCCCGTTCGGCCGCAAGGAGATCCAGCTCGCCGAGCACGAGATGCCCGGTCTGATGTCGATCCGCAAGGAGTTCGCCGCCAGCCGGCCGCTGGCCGGCGCGCGGGTCACCGGCTCGCTGCACATGACCGTGCAGACCGCCGTGCTGATCGAGACCCTCACCGCGCTCGGCGCCGAGGTCCGCTGGTGTTCCTGCAACATCTTCTCCACCCAGGACCACGCCGCCGCCGCGATCGCCGTCGGCCCCGAGGGCACCGTCGAGAACCCCGCCGGCGTCCCGGTCTTCGCCTGGAAGGGCGAGACCCTGGAGGAGTACTGGTGGTGCACCGAGCAGGCGCTGACCTGGCCGAACGGCCAGACCCCCAACATGATCCTGGACGACGGCGGTGACGCCACCCTGCTGATCCACAAGGGCGTCGAGTTCGAGAAGGCCGGCGCCGCGCCGGACCCGGCCACCGCCGACAACGACGAGTTCCGGATCATCCTGGAGCTGCTCAACCGCACCCTGACCGAGTCCCCGCGCAAGTGGACCGAGGCCGCCGCCAGCATCAAGGGCGTCACCGAGGAGACCACCACCGGCGTGCACCGCCTGTACGAGATGCACCGGGACGGCCAGCTGCTCTTCCCGGCGATCAACGTCAACGACTCGGTCACCAAGTCGAAGTTCGACAACAAGTACGGCTGCCGCCACTCGCTGATCGACGGCATCAACCGCGCCACCGACGTGCTGATCGGCGGCAAGGTCGCGGTCGTCTGCGGCTACGGCGACGTGGGCAAGGGCTGCGCCGAGTCGCTGCGCGGCCAGGGCGCCCGGGTCATCGTCACCGAGATCGACCCGATCTGCGCGCTGCAGGCGGCGATGGACGGCTACCAGGTCACCACCCTGGACGAGGTCATCTCGACCGGTGACATCTTCATCACCACCACGGGCAACAAGGACATCATCCTCGCCTCGGACATGGTGAAGATGAAGCACCAGGCCATCGTCGGCAACATCGGCCACTTCGACAACGAGCTCGACATGGCCGGCCTGGCCAAGCTCCCGGGCATCGTGAAGACCGAGGTCAAGCCGCAGGTCCACGAGTGGCGCTTCGAGGACGGCCACACCATCATCGTGCTCTCCGAGGGCCGCCTGCTGAACCTGGGCAACGCGACCGGCCACCCGTCCTTCGTGATGTCCAACTCCTTCGCGAACCAGACCATCGCGCAGATCGAGCTGTTCACCAAGACCGAGCAGTACCCGATCGGCGTCTACGTGCTCCCCAAGCACCTGGACGAGAAGGTCGCCCGTCTCCACCTGGACGCGCTGGGCGTCAAGCTCACCGTCCTGACCAAGGACCAGGCCGACTACATCGGCGTCCCGGTCGAGGGCCCGTACAAGGCTGAGCAGTACCGCTACTGA